The nucleotide window AAAGAGAAAGAAACAGTATCGATACCTCCCCTTCCTTTAGTATTTTGATGTTTCAAAGTATTTTCAAGTGTTACAACAAAACTTTGTATTTCTGCTTTTTTTTCACTTTGGCGAAAATCCCTCATTCCTCCAAAAGATAAAAGCAAGGTAAACACTATTATAATAACGATTAATATATAAATAAATACATTTGAAGTAAACTGTGATTTTTTAAACATATAAAATACAAATAGGAGATTTGTATATAAATTTTGTTGTTAAATCTAACTTAATTTAGAACTCTTATATTTATGAGGTTCATATGCTCTTAATCTTTTTATTGAAATCTCAAATTTTTTCAAATCTTTCAAAGAAGCTTCTTGATCATAACCCAGGCATATCAAATCTGGTTTGAATTTTCTAATAACATTATATCTATCCTTGATACAACCCAAAACAGTTTTATCAGCATATTTTCTAACGGTTTCCAGTCTTTTTTTCTCATTATTCATAGGAAGTCTTCCTTTAATTTTTTTAACTGTTTTATCTCTAGCAACAACTAAAATAAGATAATCTCCATACTTTTTGGCCTGTTCAAAAAAATTTAAATGCCCTTTATGTAAAATATCAAATGTTCCAAAAATCATTACTTTTTTCATTTGTTCTTAAACCAAAAAGTTTTTATCTTATTTAAATATATATTTTATATGCAGGAAGAATTTGAAGAAATTGAGTTTAAATGCTCTAATTGTGGTAAAAAAATCAAAATGTTAAAAAGAAAAAATTATTCTATAGAGGGATTACTATGTCAAAGATGTGGTTTAGGAGAAGAAAAGCCTGATCAAGACTAAAATTATAGTAAGATTATTATATAACAAAGATATTTGCAATATAAAGGGTATAAAATATGGTTGAAGAAGAAAAACCTGAAGGAAAAGAAATTGGTAAAGTAACACACTATTTTTCGCATATAAGTGTTGCTGTAATAAAACTAAACAAACCACTAAAAGTAGGAGATACAATACATATAAAAGGAGCGACAACTGACTTTACACAACCAATTGATTCAATGCAAGTAGAGCATAAAAACATTGAAGAAGCCAAAGCAAAGGACGACGTTGGATTAAAAGTCCAAGATAAAGTCAGAGAACATGATATTGTATACAGAGTTTGATTGTTATTATATCCATTGGAATAACTTTCAGAAA belongs to Candidatus Woesearchaeota archaeon B3_Woes and includes:
- a CDS encoding FAD synthase yields the protein MKKVMIFGTFDILHKGHLNFFEQAKKYGDYLILVVARDKTVKKIKGRLPMNNEKKRLETVRKYADKTVLGCIKDRYNVIRKFKPDLICLGYDQEASLKDLKKFEISIKRLRAYEPHKYKSSKLS
- a CDS encoding translation elongation factor-like protein is translated as MVEEEKPEGKEIGKVTHYFSHISVAVIKLNKPLKVGDTIHIKGATTDFTQPIDSMQVEHKNIEEAKAKDDVGLKVQDKVREHDIVYRV